The Acidobacteriota bacterium genome contains the following window.
CGGTGGTGTAGATCTTGCCGTTCAGGGTTGTGCGGGCGGTCGTATTCTTCCAGTCGCCCGCCTTGCCGATCCGCTTCCATGAGCCGTCGGCAGGGCTGATCCAATACAGGCTGCCGTCCTTTTCGATCGAATACAGCGAATCGTCCGTTGCAAAAAGCCGCAGCGAATTCCCAAATTCCGACTTTCCGACCTGAGCCCAAACGCCGGTTCCGGGATTCGTCGCATACATCGCACCGCTTGACTCCACTGTGTAAAGCCGACCATTCACAAAAGCTCCAGCCAGCGTCCCTTTCCAATCACCAGCCTTTCCGACTTGAGCCCACGAACCATTCGACGGATCGATCCGATAGAGACTGCCGTCGTTCTCGATCGTCAGCAGATTGCGGTTCCCGGCAAACAAGAGCCGTGTATTCGCAAACTCAGATTTCCCGATCTGCGCCCATTTTCCGCTGCCAAGATCGACGCCATAAAGAGCCCCGCTTTTCTCGATCGTATAAAGCCGGTCGTTCAAAACAACCGCGGCGATCGTGTTGGACCAGTCAGACGCTAGCAATTGATGAAAGCCGCCGATGGCGAGAACTAAGATCAGGATCTGAAAATATCTCCGGACAGTTGAATTGAAAAGGGTCATCGTCATTTACTCCAAGTTGTTTCGAGGTATGTATTCGAACAAAAGAATAGCACTGATGGTGCGGGTTTTTTGGGAAACATTTCAGCCAAGGACTATTTCCACAGCAATTTCAGGCCATCCGTCTTAAATTTCTTAAATTCGGGATCGCTGCTGACTAGAACCAAGTCCCGCTGAATGGCTTGCCAGATCAGCATGCGGTCGAAGGGGTCGAAATGGGTATTTTCTTTAAGCTTATCCTGAGAAACTGCTTCATCGGAGGCAAGGCCGATCGTCAAGAAGCCCATCGCCGTTGCGGAAGGGATCAGATCTGAGGTAGTAAGGTCGATCAGATCGATCTTACCTAGCCTTGATTTTATCGATATCTCCCAAAAACTAACGGCGCTTACGAAAACCTCGTTTCCAGGATCTTGAATCGCCTTGATCACTGAGTTCGGTAGACGTTTCAGCTCAAGTATCGTCCATAGGAAGACATGTGTGTCTAGCAGAAGCCTCATCTAAGATTAATGAACTCTTCTTCAGTCATCTTAAAATCGTCAGCAAACACCACTCTTGCTTTTCCCTCAAGAATGCCCAGTTTTCGTTTACCTTTTTTCTTCTGCTTTCGTGGTGGATTGATTTCTGCGATAAGAGTTTTGTTTTTACCAAACAAAATGCCAAAACTCTCACCTTGCTGAACCTTTTCAAGTACGTCCGAAAGCTGAGCTTTAAATTCTCCGACGTTTAGGCTTTTCATAATTTGATTCTAGGATTTTCTTGACAAGTTGACAAGAAAAATTAGCTCATCTTTGGCACCATCCGATAGTGTAGGCGTAAAAAAGTAAACCCAAAAATCTTCAAAATGTGGTTGGCCCGCACAACCGAGTTCGCATCGGGGTATACATGAATGCTTTCTCGCATTGTTCTTACATATCTCGCAGTAACGTCTCCATCACTCTTGTGCACAACAAAATAGAAGCCGGGATCGCCAAACTTGTTTCCCGAAGAAGTGACAGTCAAGGATCCATCATTGCCAATTGAGGGTTTCATTAATACGATCGCATTTCCATTCGGCAGCGGAAAGACAACCTTTACGCAAACTCCGTCAAATCCAGGTACCTTACAGGCAGAGTAACAGCCAGCATAAAGGACGTGTCCTGTTCCAACTAGATGTCTAAGCCAGGCGACGTATTTGATGGCTCCTGAATCGGGTTCAGCTAACTGAATAACCTCACTGGTCATGCCATGACTGGTTTCGAGCGAAGACAAAGGTACGTTTAGCTGCTGAAGACGGCGACTGAAGAAAAAAGCGAGTAATCTGCCAAATGGCCTGAAAACACTCGACCATTCAGCCCAAACGTCCAGATCATAATTTGACGTATGCTCGTAGAAGTTTCGTACTTGTGGATCGAGTTGATTCAGATCAAAACTGTCGCTTTCAAGTGTCGTAAGTTCCTGAATGAGGACAACTTCTGGCACATTCCGCCGCAGTTCGAGGCCATCCTTCTCCGATAGGCGGTTGAAATAATCTCCCCCGATTCCTGAGGGTTCGCCTATGGGACCATCAAGCCATCTGTGCGAATCTAGATCAACAGTCAGCCCCGTCATTTGAACCCACTTCTGAGTTATCCAGTCGAATAGATATCCGCGAGTCGGACCAAGCCAGGGAGATGGTATCGAATTCTTCATCAATTCAGTTGAATAACCGATTAATCCGCAAACGCGACGCTCAATTGCTTCAACTTCATCGAGTCGCTTCTATCTAGTGAATCGACGTTTTCACGATCTATATACTTGTAGAGAATATCTCGCTGCTGTGGAACGAAGCCAGCCTCCCGGATCTGGTATCTCAGATCTCTCTCGTTGGCTTCGTTATGGGCACCTGCGGCGGAGACTACGTTTTCTTCGATCATGATGGAGCCCATATCGTCGGCGCCAAAACGCAGACTCGTTTGACCTAGTTTTATGCCTTGAGTTAGCCATGAGGCCTGGATGTGTTGGATATTGTCGAGGAAGAGGCGCGAGACGGCAAGCATTTTTAGGTAATCGATGCCGGTCGGTTCTTCGGTGATCTTGCGGCCGAGAGCGGTATTTTCGCGTTGGAATGTCCAGGGGATGAAGGCGGTGAATTCGCCGTAGTTTGGATCGACGGCTCTCGCCGCGAGAGCTTCATCCTGAACCTCGCGGATGCGGTCAAGATGCCGCACACGATGTTCGATCTTGTCACCTATGCCGAACATCATCGTGCCCGTCGAGATCAGGCCGACCTTGTGAACGGCACGCATCACGTCGAGCCATTGCTGGGTGTTGCATTTGGTTGACACTCTCGCACGAACCTCGTCATCGAGTATCTCTCCACCGCCGCCGGGCATTGAATTGAGGCCTGCGGCTTTCAGACGACGCAGGATCGTCTCGTAATCTAGTTTTGAGATCAGCGAGATGTTGTGTATCTCGGGCGGTGAGAAGCAGTGGAGCTGGAATTTTGGGTATTTTGCGTGGAGCGTCGAGAGCAGATCCTCATACCACTCGATATTAAAATCAGGATGCAGGCCGCCCTGCATCAATACGCCGGTGCCGCCGAGGGCGATGGTTTCGTCGATACGGCTGCAAATTTCCTCGATCGAATGTACGTACGTGTCGGGCTTTCCCGGACGCCGATAGAACGCGCAGAACGTGCAGACGACGTTGCAAACGTTGGTGTAGTTGATGTTGCGGTCGATGATATAAGTAACGACATCGCCGGGATTTTTACGTTGCCGGATCTCGTCAGCCGCGAGGCCGATGCGGACAAAATCGTTCGATTCGAGAAGAGTAGTACAATCGTCGGTCGTTAGGCGTTCGCCGCCCAAGGCCTTATCCAAAATAGGCTGAATATCGCTTTTCATTGCCTTTATTTTAACAAAATACAAAACTAAACTGTAAGACACGCAATGGATACAGTGCCGCACGCAAAATTCGAATCGCACGTCGAGATCACCGACAGCGATCCGCCATGGCATATCTTGCGGGTAGAGAAGGCTTTGGTCGCCGATTTTGGGTTCAATGGAAATCTGCGGCGTGTGATGTGTTCGCTGAATGGCGGCGAGCCATTTAACTGCTCGCTTTTTCCGAGTAAAGGCGACTATTTTTTAACGCTCAGCAAGCAGCTTAGAAAAACTCTTGGAGTCGATATTGGCGACACGGTAACGGTCGAACTAAGCAAGGACACGAGCAAATACGGGATGCCGATGCCGGAGGAATTTGCCGAGGTTCTGCGGCAGGATGCGGAGGGCGAAAGGCTGTTCAACGCCCTTTCACCAGGCGATCAGCGGTTGATGCTCAAGCTCGTGGTCTTTGTAAAAGATCCCGACCGCCGCATCGCCCGCAGCCTGGCTGGGATCGAGCTTCTGAAACGGTCTGACGGGAAATTTGTTTACAGCGAACAGCATCTGGCGATGCGATCGGCGATATAAAATGGCAAAAGAGGTAAAGGATGTAAAATTCAAAACCGAGCTGACTATCTCGTCAACAGGTTCGGGCTGGCATTTTTTGATCGTTGAGAAGGAGATCGTCGCGAATTTCGCGTTCGAAGACAAATTCAAGCGTGTCGTTTGCTCGATTAACGGCGGCGAACCATTTCAGTGTGCTCTGCTGCCGTGGGGCGAGGTGTTCTACATCATTGTCAATAAGAAAAAACGTGACGAGGTCGGCATCGTTGCGGGCGACATGGTTGATGTGGTGCTCGTCAAAGACGAAAGCAAATACGGCCTGCCGATGCCCGAGGAATTTGAAGAAGTTTTAAATCAGGACCCGGAAGGCGACCGGCTTTTCCACGCTCTCGGCAAGGGAAAACAGCGTTCGCTCCTATATTTGCTCTCAAGGTCGAAGGATATCGACACCCGTATTCACCACGCGCTCATTGTCGTCGAACATCTGAAGGAAAACGACGGCAAGATCATAGACAAAGTGCTCTATAACGAGCTAAAACGACCGATAATTGAATTCTGACCGTAAGTCGCAGCGTGCAGATCCCTTGCAAACAAGCAACTACTTAACGAACTGCAGGCCATTTGCTTTGGAGATCAATCCGTGTTTTTCAGCGAGTTTGAAATAAAGCTCCATCCCGCTTCTCATCGGATCGTCTATTGAATACGAAATGTTCTCCGACAAATACTTCCGCATCTCGTCGCGGCCGAGATGGATGTCGGTTTCGTAGTTGGCGATGATCTCGTCGATGTGGGCGATGCCTTCGTTTCGCGCCGAGGCAAAATCGATCTCGACGCTGTCGCGGCGGGTCATCCACATCGCGAAGACGAATCCGAAGCCGGTGTGATGCTTCCAGAGTTCGGCGAGATCGTAATATTTGAGTCCGGAGTTCGGAGTCTGGAGTCTGGAGTCGGCGGAAAGTCGTAGGGCTGGATCGCCGATCAACAGAGCCGCGTCAGAATCGGCGAGCATTTCTTCGATATCGGGGCGTGCTACCTTCCAGACAGGCTCAAAGCCTAGGAATTCACGAAAGATGATTTTTGTAAGAGCGACCGAGGTCCGCGACGAAGTGTCGAGAGACACGCTGCGGACATCTGCTAAATCAGAGCCCTTAGTGACGAGACAGACGCTGCGGACACGTTCTCGCGCACCCACACACACATCAGGAACAAGCCGGACTCCCTCGATCATTTGGTAGGCGATCACAGGGACAAGGGCCGCATCCACGCGATCCTGCATGAGCAGTTCCGCCGAACGCGCGGGAGCTGTGTCCATGATCAACTCGGCCTTGCCGTGGTTTTTGCCGTAGAGGAACGACCAGACGAGCGGTGCGGTATTTGAATAGCTCGAGGCTGAAATACGCGGCTGATGCATCTACTGCTCCTCAAAAACGTCTGCGTACTCTGCATTTCCATGCAGCTTTTTCAGCGCGAACGAACACGTCGCGTGGATCTTCAAATTTTTCTTGCGAGCATGTTCCACGGCAGCAGCGAGCAACTTGTCACCGACCTTTTGACCGCGGAGGCTCTCGTCTATCTCGGTGTGATCGATAGTGAACGCCGTGTCGCCTTCGGTTTTGTATGCCATCTCCGCGAGTCGCTTGCCGTCTCCGCGAACGATAAAGGCTCCGCGGCCGCCTTTTTCAATGTGTTCGATATCCATAGAAACAAGCGTAAGTTCAATGCCCTGCAGAAAGCAAATCTTGTGCGCCGTACGGCATTTGAACTATGCTCTAAACATTATGAAAACGAGAGTGTTGGCGTTCGCTTTTGCGGTGTTGGCGGGTTGTACATTATCCGTATTTTCTCAGGGCACGGTCGTCGTTCACGACCCGACAAAAGAAGCTGTGGAGGTGAAATTATCTGCTGCTGATCAGGCTCTTTTTGATTCGGCTCTGCCGGCGGTAAAAAGATCGATCTCGTCCGAGACCTGCAATGCCGATTCGATCGAAGTTGCGGGCTTTGCGGATGGAGCGTTTTCTAAAGCAGGGGCGAAACAGCGGCTTATTTTCTACCAGTATTGCCAGACCGGAAATGGCTTTGGATGGGTCGGGCTCGTTTTGATCGAAGGCGGCAATGTCGTGGGGAATTACATCTCGGAGGCAGGTTGGACCGTTGGGGTTAACGCGGTTCCCGACATTAACCAAAATGGGCTCGATGAATTTGCGCTCGCCTATTCAGGCGGAATGCATCAGGGGCAGGGCGGCGTTGGCGTTGATCTGATGGAATTTGCCGGCGGGATTCCAAAAGGTATCGGCTGGTATAAAGCGGAAGAATTTGCCGACACAGAAGCAGTTGCCGCGTGGAAACTTACCGCGAAGCCCGGCGCGGTTCCCGTGTTCTACAAACAAAAATACTTCTCAGGCGAGAACAGCAAATATCGCAAGGTCGGTGCAAACGCGGTCACGAAACTCACCAAGGTCAACGGAAAATTCACGGCGGTAAAATGAAGAAAATACACGACATAACGGTTGCCATTAGCGCCGAAACTCCAATCTATAAGGGCGATCCGGGCGTCGAGATCAATTCGTTCAAGGCGATCGCAAAAGGGTCGTCGGCCAACGTTTCACAGATATCACTCGGCGTTCACACGGCAACGCACGTCGATGCACCGAACCATTTTATCGACGGTGCAAAACGCGTTCACGAACTCGACCCAAACAAGCTCGTCGGCCCGTGCCGCGTCATTGAGGTTCCAACCGATGTCGTCGCGATCGAGCCTGAGCACGTCGGCGATCTCGCCGGAGTCAGCCGCGTGCTTTTCAAAACGCAGAATTCATCATTCTGGGCGACGCCGGAGCTTGGATTTAGAACGGATTTTTCTTATCTGACACCGGCAACTGCAAAATTGCTCGTCGACAGCGGCATCGTTCTCGTCGGTATCGACTATCTCTCGATCGAAAAAAGCGGCTCGCCCGGGCATCCGGTGCATATCACTTTGCTTGAGAAAGAGGTTGTTATTTTGGAAGGCGTCGACCTTCGCTCGGTTCCGGCGGGCGATTACGAACTGATCTGCTCGCCCTTAAAATATGACGGAGCTACCGGAGATGGCTCGCCCGCGAGAACGTTTTTGCGTGAGTAGAAATCTTATTATTTTAACATCGTCAACGATCCTACTTTACCGCTCAGAAGCATGAGCCGTTTACGCCTATCACTCCGCCGAACTTTCTCCAGGTCAAGGCGGCAAATGCTGAAATGAAGGCCACGGCCACCTCGCAAAACTCGTCCAAGGAGTCAAAGCCAAAGGATCACACGGCGTCGAACAACCGTCGGCTACGAACTCCGCGAGAACTTGCGGCGGACGAAGGCCTTAAAGGCCCGATGATCGCAGCCTGGTGATCGAAGTTCGGCGTATCACGGTAAATGCTCAACCGGCCCTGCTTTCACGATAAGATAGTCATCCCTGCGGACCCCCTGGGGAAAGGAGCCCCAAGAATCTGGCCCAGCAGGATCGCGACCGGCGAAGAAACATGCTCGGAAGGTGACCGGGTTGAAAGTTAAACGCCAAAAGCTGGAAAATGCGATCTGGGAAAGTTTATGGTTTTCCGGAGGGTTTCCGGGAATGAGGATGACGATCAGATCAGTCTTTTGGGGGGGGTGCTGACGAAGAGTTCCCGGGGAGGGGTCATCAATTCCAAGGCAAATGCTCGACCGGCGCCTCAATCCCGATGAATCTCCAGCAGGAACTCCTCGCGAAGGCGTTGCATTTAAGACGGCTGGAAAGAGTCTGGCAAGTTTCAGTGGTTTCAGAGGGTTTCCGAAGGGTAACGACCAGATCAGTTGATTTGATCAATACGACTTTGAACCACAGCTTCGAGACTTGTGTTTTATGTTTTAATATCTCACTACCTTCCCCACTTCAGTTTATCCCTCAAAACATCAAAATAGTTTCGATTGGCGGGCTGCACCAGGTTGAATGTGGTTTCGCTCTTGCGGATGATGATGCGGTCTTTGGCGCGCATTGGGTAGCCGGTTTGGCCGTCGAGGCTGAGGACGACCCCTTCGTTTTCGTGGTGGAGAGTTAGTTCGATGGCGGCGCTGTCAGGGACGACGATCGGGCGATTTGTTAGCGTGAATGGGCATATCGGCGTCAGCACGACGGCGTTCATTGACGGGTAAACGATCGGGCCGCCGGCTGAGAGGTTGTATGCGGTCGAGCCCGTAGGCGTCGAAACTATCAGACCGTCGGCGCGAAATGTATTAACGAAAAGATCGTTTAGCTTGACGTCGATCTCGATTATCCGCGCGAGGGCTGCTTTGTTGACGACGACGTCGTTGAGGATCCGTCCGGTCGCGAGTCTCTCTTCACCACGCCAATGTTCTGCTTCGAGCATTACGCGGCGGTCTATCTCGTAATTCCCCGCGATTATCGCCTCGACCGCGGGAAACATCTCTTCGATACGAAAATCCGTAAGATAACCGAGACTTCCGTAGTTGATGCCGAGAACTAGTGTCTCTGGGTCTTTGACGAGACGTGCAGCCGAGATCATTGTGCCGTCGCCGCCAAGAACAACGATCAGATCGGCCTTCATCCTCGGCGTCCGGCCGCCCGAAATATCACCGGCGGAAACCATTTCGCATGATTCGCCTAAGCGGTGTTTTCTGAGCCACACTGAAAGCTCTGCCGCCGTCGCCTTTGCCTCTTCATGGCCCGGCTTTACGACGATGCCGACAGAATTGATCTTCTTGCTAATCATAAACGGCCGCCTAACTCTCTAATAATCAGTGAAATGATACTAAACCGCAAGGAGAAATAAATTGAGGAAGTAGGAGTGCTGGGCATATAATCGCCCGCTATTCGGCGCGCGAGCCTTGTTTAATTGGCTTTCAGCGGTGTTTTTGTTAGAATTGCGGATTGTCTCTTTTTGACTAAAAGTCAGTATTTCAAAGGTGTAGGTGTATCTCGATGTTAAAGTTCTTTACCCGTCTTGAGAAGACGCGAAATTTCGTTCTGTTTTTGTTCGCCATTTTGATGGTGGGCAGCCTTGTATTTTTCTACACGCCGGCTCGTAACAACGCGGTCTCCGCGAACCTTGCTCAAAGCGATGAGACGGTTGCCTCGGTTTCGGGACAGAAGATCTCGATCGGCGAGCTAGTCAGGCAGAAAGAAAATTACGCCCAGTTCAGCCGCGGCCAATCATTCCCAACGAGAATGATGCTTGACGGCCTGATCAGCAGCCGCATCACGCGCGTTGAGGCAGAACGCCTCGGCCTTACGGCGAGCGATGCTGAGGTAGCCGCTAAACTAAGAGAGCAGAACAAGCCGACGGACGGAAAACCGTTTGATCAGGCCCAATATGAGCAGAATGTAAAGGAGCAGTTTGGCAGCATCGCGACCTACGAACAGAGCGTTCGTGATGATCTCAGTGCTCAGAAACTCAACGCTTTTCTCACATCGGGCGTCACTGTCTCCGAGGAAGAAGTCCTTAATGACTTTCAGCGTAAGAACACTAAATTCGACGTCAACTACGTTGCGGTGAACAGCACGGAACTTGCCAAGACCATCGTGCCGACCGACGCCGAACTAAGAGATTATTTTGAAAAGAACAAGACGAGCTACTACATCAGCGTTCCGCAGAAGAAGATCAAGTACGTTTTTGTTAACACCGCAAAGCTTGGCGAAAAGCTGCAGATCTCTGATGCCGACCTTAAGACCGAATATGATGCTCTGCCGGCTGACAAAAAGCTCGCCGGTGTGAACGGCCAGGAGATCGTTCTTCGCGTTCCCAAACCAGAACTCGATGGCCAGGTCGCTGCCAAGGCCGCCGAACTCGTTCAGCAGGCTAAAAAAGATGGGCCGAGTGTTACGGAAGAAGCATTTGCCATTTTGGCTAAAGGCCATTCAGAAAATCCGGGAACTGCCCAGAACGGCGGTAAACTCTCGGGACCGGTTCGCGAGAACCCCAACAAAGCTGACGATCCATATCAACGTCTGCTCAAAATGAAGCCAGGCGATGTCACCGAGCCGATCAGCTATCAAGGCCGCTACTTCATTCTCCGCCGCGGGGAAGACGTGCCTAAATCCTACGACCAGGCCAAGAAAGAGATCGAGGTCAGTTTGCGAAATCGCAAGGCCTACGCGGTCGCTGCGGAACTCGCACAGAAGATCGTTACGTCGCTTAAAGAAACCAAAGATCCGGTTAAAACAGCTCAGGCATTCGCGGCAGAAGCGAATATGTCGGCTGCCGATATGGTCAAGGAAACTGCGTTCGTTAAGCCGGGTGATGACGTGCCTAACATTGGTATCTCGCCGCAGTTCGAAGAAGGCATCGGCCCGCTCGCCAATGTCGGCGATGTCGGCGAAAAGACCCCGATCCAGAATGGTTTCGCGATCCCGATGCTGGCTGATAAGAAAGAGCCGCGTGACGCTGAATTTGACGAGGTCAAGGCTCAGATCGTTGACGTCGTGAAGCTCGAGAAAGCTCGCTCGCAAGTCGAAGAGATCGCGAAGCAGATCGCTTCAGGTGCAGCATCCGCAAGTGCTCTCGGTGCCTCGGCAACTGCAAAAGGCATGACTGCCAAAGATCAGAAGAACCTCATTCTCGGTTCCCCGCTTGGCGAAGGCCCGACCGCCGGAACTAGCGAAGCTCTGGAAGACGCCCTTTTTGCGATGAAAGTGGGCGATGTGACCAAGACGCCGATCAAGGTTGGAGATAACTGGTACGTCGTTGGCGTAAACAAGCGTGAGGATGCTAATACCGCCGATTTTGCCAAACAGCGAAGCGGCCTGATCGAAACCATGCTCTCGAAAAAGAGATCAGCGGTTTTTTCCGATTATCTCGCAGCGGCCAAGCAAAAAATGGAGACTGGCGGTTACATCAAGGTCTACAAGGACGCACTTGATAAGATCGACGCTCCGACAGCTGGCTTGACACCCACTGACGCGAACTAATATTCCTAATTTGCGATGTTTCTTACGGCTGTCTGAAAAGGCAGCCGTTTTTTTGTCCCTAAGCCGGCTCCAAGCAGCTCTTGCCAGCCAATGCCAGCAGATGTCCAGAGGACTACTTTCCGTAACAATGCGATCCGATCTAACGCGCGATAACTACCTTTTTGAAGCATAGCCAAGCCTGATATCGATCTGCGGGGAGCAGGGCTTTAACGCGTTACATTGCACGTTTAGATCACGATCAATAAAGCTGGAGAGAACAATTTCCAGAATGAATCCGCAGCTTAACGACTGAACGTTAGACCGAGTATGGCCGCGATAATTGGTGGCAAACATTAACTAAGGCGGGTCCGCTTCGCTTGTTATGCCCTCAGGCGGCGGAATGACTGCGGTGAAAAGCTGAATGCCGAGTCAACAAGGTATTAAGTAATGCCCATGCGCAAATTAAAACCGCCGCAGAGATCACTTAAAAGCAGTGATCTCTGCGGCGGGCATACCCTTGCGGGTTTAGTTTACTTGCCGGTGTGAAGCTCGGCGTAATGAATGAAGAACCAGTAGGTAATGCCAAGCCATATTGCCAGATTGAGTCCGGTTGCAGCCAGGCCAATGTTTCTGGTTTGAGCACTTCGTACTGCTGCGATCGC
Protein-coding sequences here:
- a CDS encoding type II toxin-antitoxin system VapC family toxin; protein product: MRLLLDTHVFLWTILELKRLPNSVIKAIQDPGNEVFVSAVSFWEISIKSRLGKIDLIDLTTSDLIPSATAMGFLTIGLASDEAVSQDKLKENTHFDPFDRMLIWQAIQRDLVLVSSDPEFKKFKTDGLKLLWK
- a CDS encoding prevent-host-death protein, which encodes MKSLNVGEFKAQLSDVLEKVQQGESFGILFGKNKTLIAEINPPRKQKKKGKRKLGILEGKARVVFADDFKMTEEEFINLR
- the mqnC gene encoding dehypoxanthine futalosine cyclase, giving the protein MKSDIQPILDKALGGERLTTDDCTTLLESNDFVRIGLAADEIRQRKNPGDVVTYIIDRNINYTNVCNVVCTFCAFYRRPGKPDTYVHSIEEICSRIDETIALGGTGVLMQGGLHPDFNIEWYEDLLSTLHAKYPKFQLHCFSPPEIHNISLISKLDYETILRRLKAAGLNSMPGGGGEILDDEVRARVSTKCNTQQWLDVMRAVHKVGLISTGTMMFGIGDKIEHRVRHLDRIREVQDEALAARAVDPNYGEFTAFIPWTFQRENTALGRKITEEPTGIDYLKMLAVSRLFLDNIQHIQASWLTQGIKLGQTSLRFGADDMGSIMIEENVVSAAGAHNEANERDLRYQIREAGFVPQQRDILYKYIDRENVDSLDRSDSMKLKQLSVAFAD
- a CDS encoding DUF1905 domain-containing protein, translated to MDTVPHAKFESHVEITDSDPPWHILRVEKALVADFGFNGNLRRVMCSLNGGEPFNCSLFPSKGDYFLTLSKQLRKTLGVDIGDTVTVELSKDTSKYGMPMPEEFAEVLRQDAEGERLFNALSPGDQRLMLKLVVFVKDPDRRIARSLAGIELLKRSDGKFVYSEQHLAMRSAI
- a CDS encoding DUF1905 domain-containing protein; this encodes MAKEVKDVKFKTELTISSTGSGWHFLIVEKEIVANFAFEDKFKRVVCSINGGEPFQCALLPWGEVFYIIVNKKKRDEVGIVAGDMVDVVLVKDESKYGLPMPEEFEEVLNQDPEGDRLFHALGKGKQRSLLYLLSRSKDIDTRIHHALIVVEHLKENDGKIIDKVLYNELKRPIIEF
- a CDS encoding menaquinone biosynthesis protein codes for the protein MHQPRISASSYSNTAPLVWSFLYGKNHGKAELIMDTAPARSAELLMQDRVDAALVPVIAYQMIEGVRLVPDVCVGARERVRSVCLVTKGSDLADVRSVSLDTSSRTSVALTKIIFREFLGFEPVWKVARPDIEEMLADSDAALLIGDPALRLSADSRLQTPNSGLKYYDLAELWKHHTGFGFVFAMWMTRRDSVEIDFASARNEGIAHIDEIIANYETDIHLGRDEMRKYLSENISYSIDDPMRSGMELYFKLAEKHGLISKANGLQFVK
- a CDS encoding N-acetyltransferase; the encoded protein is MDIEHIEKGGRGAFIVRGDGKRLAEMAYKTEGDTAFTIDHTEIDESLRGQKVGDKLLAAAVEHARKKNLKIHATCSFALKKLHGNAEYADVFEEQ
- a CDS encoding cyclase family protein, yielding MKKIHDITVAISAETPIYKGDPGVEINSFKAIAKGSSANVSQISLGVHTATHVDAPNHFIDGAKRVHELDPNKLVGPCRVIEVPTDVVAIEPEHVGDLAGVSRVLFKTQNSSFWATPELGFRTDFSYLTPATAKLLVDSGIVLVGIDYLSIEKSGSPGHPVHITLLEKEVVILEGVDLRSVPAGDYELICSPLKYDGATGDGSPARTFLRE
- a CDS encoding NAD(+)/NADH kinase, with product MISKKINSVGIVVKPGHEEAKATAAELSVWLRKHRLGESCEMVSAGDISGGRTPRMKADLIVVLGGDGTMISAARLVKDPETLVLGINYGSLGYLTDFRIEEMFPAVEAIIAGNYEIDRRVMLEAEHWRGEERLATGRILNDVVVNKAALARIIEIDVKLNDLFVNTFRADGLIVSTPTGSTAYNLSAGGPIVYPSMNAVVLTPICPFTLTNRPIVVPDSAAIELTLHHENEGVVLSLDGQTGYPMRAKDRIIIRKSETTFNLVQPANRNYFDVLRDKLKWGR
- a CDS encoding peptidyl-prolyl cis-trans isomerase, with the translated sequence MLKFFTRLEKTRNFVLFLFAILMVGSLVFFYTPARNNAVSANLAQSDETVASVSGQKISIGELVRQKENYAQFSRGQSFPTRMMLDGLISSRITRVEAERLGLTASDAEVAAKLREQNKPTDGKPFDQAQYEQNVKEQFGSIATYEQSVRDDLSAQKLNAFLTSGVTVSEEEVLNDFQRKNTKFDVNYVAVNSTELAKTIVPTDAELRDYFEKNKTSYYISVPQKKIKYVFVNTAKLGEKLQISDADLKTEYDALPADKKLAGVNGQEIVLRVPKPELDGQVAAKAAELVQQAKKDGPSVTEEAFAILAKGHSENPGTAQNGGKLSGPVRENPNKADDPYQRLLKMKPGDVTEPISYQGRYFILRRGEDVPKSYDQAKKEIEVSLRNRKAYAVAAELAQKIVTSLKETKDPVKTAQAFAAEANMSAADMVKETAFVKPGDDVPNIGISPQFEEGIGPLANVGDVGEKTPIQNGFAIPMLADKKEPRDAEFDEVKAQIVDVVKLEKARSQVEEIAKQIASGAASASALGASATAKGMTAKDQKNLILGSPLGEGPTAGTSEALEDALFAMKVGDVTKTPIKVGDNWYVVGVNKREDANTADFAKQRSGLIETMLSKKRSAVFSDYLAAAKQKMETGGYIKVYKDALDKIDAPTAGLTPTDAN